The Christiangramia flava JLT2011 region AATAATTCCATTATTGTAGGCTTCCACCAGGTTTGCCGAACTTTTGGCAATATCTTCGCTCATCAGCAGCACATCATTTCCAGCCAGGAAAGCATTCAGGTCTACTTCGCCGGGTTTATTGTCGCGAGAAACACCTTTCATTCCAAGAGCATCAGTAAATATCAGCCCCTGGAAACCCATATTTTTTTTCAGAATTCCGGTAATAATATCTTTGGAAAGTGATGCTGGCAGGCCTCTCCGTTCTTCCAGGGCCGGCACATCGAGGTGAGCGACCATCACGCTGCTCAATCCCGCTGAAATCAGCTTTTTATAAGGATAAAGTTCGATCGTATCGATTCGTTCCCGGTCAAACCCAATGCTTGGCAAAGTTTTATGAGAATCTGATTCCGTATCACCATGCCCCGGAAAATGCTTGGCTGTGCTAAGCACTTTTTCCTGGTGCATTCCAACCATAAAAGCCAGGGCTTTTTTAGTTACAATTTCCCGGGTTTCCCCAAAAGACCTATTGCCAATAATTGGATTATCAGGATTGGTATTGATGTCTACCACCGGTGCAAAGTTAAAATGCACTCCAAGTCTGCGAGCATGCCGTGAAATAGCCGCTCCAGCCTGCCTGACGAGCTGGTCATCCTGCACCGCGCCTAGTGTCATATTCCACGGAATGGCAAAGGTGCTGTCCAGTCTCATAGCCAATCCCCATTCAGCATCCATGCCTACCAGTAAAGGAACTTTGCTTTTTTGCTGAAATTCGTTGGTAAGTTTTGCCTGTTTTACGGGGCCTCCTTTGGAAAAAATGAGTCCACCAATATGGTATTTATCGATCCATTTTCGAACGCTATCAGCTTCCCGATCATTTTGCGACCAGATACTGGCCATATATAGCTGCCCGATCCTTTCTTCCAGGGAAAGCGAATTGTAGACACTGTCTACCCACTTTTGCTGGGCAGTAGCATCGCTCGTCTGCAAAGGATCCATGACCTGGGCCTGAAGCGAAATACTAAAAAGAAGACCGAAAAAAAATAGAAAGTTAGGGGCTTTTCTCACCTTCATTAATTCATAAAACGTTTGTGCCAGCTTTCTGATGCCGGAACTTCCCAGTCTGAAAGATATTCGGCTTTGTTATTTACAAGATTATTAAAGACCACAGTATTGGCTGAAACGGCCTTTTGTTTGGCCATTTTTCGGAAATCGGCCAGGCTTTTATAGGCGATGAACTCTCCCTGTTTATAAGAAACGTTCATTTTATCCAATAAGTCTACTCCGTATTCTTTTTCCAATTGCTGAATGAATTGCACAGATGCATCGATCGAGCAACCAGACGCCGAATTGACCGACTGGTCCAGGCCAATTGTAATAAAACGATTGTATTTGATGTCGTAGGAAGCCTGAAGCTCAGAGCCGTGAACGGTCCATTTGGTAATAAAGGCGTCTAATTTACTTCTGATTTCCTGTAATTCCTCATCTGTAAATGAGCGATTTGCCTGATATATCCATACCCGTGAAGAATCGGGTAAACTTTTAAATGGTACTAACATGGGTAATTTAAATTGAGTTACTACAAACTTAATTGTTTTAGTAATCTACTCAAATTTAGTACCGGGTTTTAACTTAGGAAATTTAGAGTTCTTCTGCGTTGGCGATCATTTCAGCTACATCCATCACGGCTATGTCACCTTCTTTTTCCTTATTCTTGACACCATCGGTCATCATGGTATTACAGAAGGGGCATCCTGCGGCAATAATTTCAGGATTCACTTCTAGGGCCTGTTCGGTTCTTTTGATGTTCACATCCTTATTTCCAGGTTCTGGC contains the following coding sequences:
- a CDS encoding ABC transporter ATPase, yielding MLVPFKSLPDSSRVWIYQANRSFTDEELQEIRSKLDAFITKWTVHGSELQASYDIKYNRFITIGLDQSVNSASGCSIDASVQFIQQLEKEYGVDLLDKMNVSYKQGEFIAYKSLADFRKMAKQKAVSANTVVFNNLVNNKAEYLSDWEVPASESWHKRFMN